A region of Lycium barbarum isolate Lr01 chromosome 3, ASM1917538v2, whole genome shotgun sequence DNA encodes the following proteins:
- the LOC132633107 gene encoding very-long-chain aldehyde decarbonylase CER3-like isoform X1 — MEKQNEGVQVVEDGSDCLLRKTDAPLFAWPWKNIGNCKYLLYGPFLAKFIHSMYWKESMEDIWCLHVLILCALRGLVHQLWSTYNNMLYLNRTRRVSQQGTDFEQIDNEWHWDNFLILQAIVAAFVYLNFPSLANIPLWDVRGVISCIIIHIVISEPLFYWLHRLLHSPLLFPLYHWQHHESKITHPFTAGHATFLEHLLLCVVEGIPTLGTAFIGYGSISVMYVYVLAFDFLRCLGHSNVEIFPRGLYQRVPLLRYVIYCPSYHSLHHQEMKTNFCLFMPLYDMLGNTLNTASWNLQKEISSRTSADERAPDFVFLAHIVDIMSSMHAPFVFRSFSSVPFSTRLFLLPMWPFTFVVVLIMWLKSKTLLFSFYNIRGKLNQTWVVPRAGFQYFLPFAAEGINKLIEEAILRADRLGIKVISLAALNKNEGLNGGGTLFVNKHPNLRVRVVHGNTLTAAVILNEIPRDVNEVFLSGATSKLGRAIALYLARRRVKVLMLTQSTERFMKIHIEAPVECQKYLVQVTKYQAAKQCKTWIIGKWSTPREQSWAPSGTHFYQFVVPPVIPFRRDCTYGKLAAMRLPKDVTGLGTCEYTMGRGIVHACHAGGLVHLLEGWTHHEVGAIDVDQIDVVWDAALKHGLEPLYNSR; from the exons ATGGAGAAACAGAATGAGGGAGTTCAAGTAGTGGAGGATGGAAGTGATTGTTTGTTGAGAAAAACCGATGCACCTTTATTTGCCTGGCCATGGAAAAACATAGGCAATTGCAAG TATTTGTTATATGGACCATTTCTTGCAAAATTTATACATTCTATGTATTGGAAAGAGAGCATGGAGGACATCTGGTGCTTGCATGTTCTTATCTTGTGTGCTCTGAGAGGCCTAGTTCATCAGCTATGGAGCACTTACAATAATATGTTATATCTAAATCGCACACGACGTGTGTCTCAGCAAGGCACAGATTTTGAGCAAATTGATAATGAATGGCATTG GGATAACTTCCTTATACTTCAAGCGATTGTTGCAGCGTTCGTCTACTTGAACTTCCCTTCACTGGCCAATATTCCCCTCTGGGATGTAAGAGGGGTTATTTCTTGTATTATAATTCATATAGTGATCTCAGAGCCACTGTTCTATTGGCTGCACAGATTATTGCATTCCCCTCTTCTCTTTCCTTTGTACCACTGGCAGCATCACGAGTCTAAAATTACACACCCCTTTACTG CTGGACATGCAACATTTCTGGAACATCTTTTGCTCTGTGTGGTTGAAGGAATTCCAACCCTGGGCACTGCATTTATTGGTTACGGATCAATAAGCGTTATGTACGTTTATGTTCTGGCATTTGATTTCTTAAGATGTTTGGGACACAGCAATGTTGAGATCTTTCCTCGTGGTCTCTACCAGCGCGTTCCACTACTTAGATATGTTATTTACTGCCCATC ATACCACAGTCTACACCATCAGGAAATGAAGACAAATTTCTGCCTCTTCATGCCTCTCTATGATATGTTGGGAAATACTTTAAATACTGCATCTTGGAACCTTCAAAAAGaaataagttcaaggacaa GTGCAGATGAAAGAGCACCAGATTTTGTGTTTCTCGCGCATATTGTTGATATTATGTCATCGATGCATGCCCCATTTGTTTTCCGGTCATTCAGCTCAGTGCCTTTCTCCACAAGGCTCTTCTTGTTACCGATGTGGCCTTTTACCTTTGTGGTCGTGCTTATTATGTGGCTGAAGTCCAAGACTCTCTTATTCAGTTTTTACAACATAAGAGGGAAACTCAACCAAACTTGGGTTGTGCCCAGGGCTGGTTTTCAG TATTTCTTGCCCTTTGCTGCAGAAGGAATAAATAAGCTCATTGAAGAAGCCATTCTTAGGGCTGATAGACTCGGTATCAAAGTCATCAGCCTTGCTGCACTAAATAAG AATGAAGGTTTAAATGGTGGTGGGACACTCTTTGtcaacaagcatccgaacctcaGAGTCCGAGTAGTCCATGGAAACACCTTGACAGCTGCTGTGATCTTAAATGAGATTCCTCGAGATGTGAATGAGGTCTTCTTATCAGGTGCTACTTCTAAGCTTGGAAGGGCCATTGCACTCTACCTTGCTCGTCGAAGAGTCAAGGTTCTG ATGCTCACTCAGTCCACTGAGAGGTTCATGAAAATTCACATAGAAGCTCCTGTTGAGTGCCAGAAGTATCTGGTTCAAGTGACAAAGTACCAAGCAGCTAAACAGTGTAAG ACTTGGATTATTGGAAAATGGTCTACCCCTAGAGAGCAGAGCTGGGCTCCATCAGGAACTCATTTTTATCAGTTTGTGGTTCCTCCTGTCATTCCTTTTCGCAGAGACTGTACCTATGGCAAGTTAGCTGCAATGAGACTCCCGAAAGATGTCACTGGCCTAGGAACTTGTGAG TATACAATGGGAAGAGGCATAGTTCATGCTTGTCATGCGGGCGGGCTAGTTCATCTTCTTGAAGGTTGGACACACCATGAGGTTGGAGCTATCGACGTTGATCAGATTGATGTTGTGTGGGATGCTGCATTAAAGCATGGGTTGGAACCGTTGTATAATTCAAGATAG
- the LOC132633107 gene encoding very-long-chain aldehyde decarbonylase CER3-like isoform X2, which yields MEKQNEGVQVVEDGSDCLLRKTDAPLFAWPWKNIGNCKYLLYGPFLAKFIHSMYWKESMEDIWCLHVLILCALRGLVHQLWSTYNNMLYLNRTRRVSQQGTDFEQIDNEWHWDNFLILQAIVAAFVYLNFPSLANIPLWDVRGVISCIIIHIVISEPLFYWLHRLLHSPLLFPLYHWQHHESKITHPFTAGHATFLEHLLLCVVEGIPTLGTAFIGYGSISVMYVYVLAFDFLRCLGHSNVEIFPRGLYQRVPLLRYVIYCPSYHSLHHQEMKTNFCLFMPLYDMLGNTLNTASWNLQKEISSRTNERAPDFVFLAHIVDIMSSMHAPFVFRSFSSVPFSTRLFLLPMWPFTFVVVLIMWLKSKTLLFSFYNIRGKLNQTWVVPRAGFQYFLPFAAEGINKLIEEAILRADRLGIKVISLAALNKNEGLNGGGTLFVNKHPNLRVRVVHGNTLTAAVILNEIPRDVNEVFLSGATSKLGRAIALYLARRRVKVLMLTQSTERFMKIHIEAPVECQKYLVQVTKYQAAKQCKTWIIGKWSTPREQSWAPSGTHFYQFVVPPVIPFRRDCTYGKLAAMRLPKDVTGLGTCEYTMGRGIVHACHAGGLVHLLEGWTHHEVGAIDVDQIDVVWDAALKHGLEPLYNSR from the exons ATGGAGAAACAGAATGAGGGAGTTCAAGTAGTGGAGGATGGAAGTGATTGTTTGTTGAGAAAAACCGATGCACCTTTATTTGCCTGGCCATGGAAAAACATAGGCAATTGCAAG TATTTGTTATATGGACCATTTCTTGCAAAATTTATACATTCTATGTATTGGAAAGAGAGCATGGAGGACATCTGGTGCTTGCATGTTCTTATCTTGTGTGCTCTGAGAGGCCTAGTTCATCAGCTATGGAGCACTTACAATAATATGTTATATCTAAATCGCACACGACGTGTGTCTCAGCAAGGCACAGATTTTGAGCAAATTGATAATGAATGGCATTG GGATAACTTCCTTATACTTCAAGCGATTGTTGCAGCGTTCGTCTACTTGAACTTCCCTTCACTGGCCAATATTCCCCTCTGGGATGTAAGAGGGGTTATTTCTTGTATTATAATTCATATAGTGATCTCAGAGCCACTGTTCTATTGGCTGCACAGATTATTGCATTCCCCTCTTCTCTTTCCTTTGTACCACTGGCAGCATCACGAGTCTAAAATTACACACCCCTTTACTG CTGGACATGCAACATTTCTGGAACATCTTTTGCTCTGTGTGGTTGAAGGAATTCCAACCCTGGGCACTGCATTTATTGGTTACGGATCAATAAGCGTTATGTACGTTTATGTTCTGGCATTTGATTTCTTAAGATGTTTGGGACACAGCAATGTTGAGATCTTTCCTCGTGGTCTCTACCAGCGCGTTCCACTACTTAGATATGTTATTTACTGCCCATC ATACCACAGTCTACACCATCAGGAAATGAAGACAAATTTCTGCCTCTTCATGCCTCTCTATGATATGTTGGGAAATACTTTAAATACTGCATCTTGGAACCTTCAAAAAGaaataagttcaaggacaa ATGAAAGAGCACCAGATTTTGTGTTTCTCGCGCATATTGTTGATATTATGTCATCGATGCATGCCCCATTTGTTTTCCGGTCATTCAGCTCAGTGCCTTTCTCCACAAGGCTCTTCTTGTTACCGATGTGGCCTTTTACCTTTGTGGTCGTGCTTATTATGTGGCTGAAGTCCAAGACTCTCTTATTCAGTTTTTACAACATAAGAGGGAAACTCAACCAAACTTGGGTTGTGCCCAGGGCTGGTTTTCAG TATTTCTTGCCCTTTGCTGCAGAAGGAATAAATAAGCTCATTGAAGAAGCCATTCTTAGGGCTGATAGACTCGGTATCAAAGTCATCAGCCTTGCTGCACTAAATAAG AATGAAGGTTTAAATGGTGGTGGGACACTCTTTGtcaacaagcatccgaacctcaGAGTCCGAGTAGTCCATGGAAACACCTTGACAGCTGCTGTGATCTTAAATGAGATTCCTCGAGATGTGAATGAGGTCTTCTTATCAGGTGCTACTTCTAAGCTTGGAAGGGCCATTGCACTCTACCTTGCTCGTCGAAGAGTCAAGGTTCTG ATGCTCACTCAGTCCACTGAGAGGTTCATGAAAATTCACATAGAAGCTCCTGTTGAGTGCCAGAAGTATCTGGTTCAAGTGACAAAGTACCAAGCAGCTAAACAGTGTAAG ACTTGGATTATTGGAAAATGGTCTACCCCTAGAGAGCAGAGCTGGGCTCCATCAGGAACTCATTTTTATCAGTTTGTGGTTCCTCCTGTCATTCCTTTTCGCAGAGACTGTACCTATGGCAAGTTAGCTGCAATGAGACTCCCGAAAGATGTCACTGGCCTAGGAACTTGTGAG TATACAATGGGAAGAGGCATAGTTCATGCTTGTCATGCGGGCGGGCTAGTTCATCTTCTTGAAGGTTGGACACACCATGAGGTTGGAGCTATCGACGTTGATCAGATTGATGTTGTGTGGGATGCTGCATTAAAGCATGGGTTGGAACCGTTGTATAATTCAAGATAG
- the LOC132633108 gene encoding ABC transporter I family member 17-like — protein MEILPGAREHLLANENGFEENQEIKIQVRGLTKVSEKGVSILNNVNVDIPKGIIMGVIGPSGSGKSTFLRSLNRLWEPPSHTVFLDGQDICDLDVLTLRRKIGMLFQLPVLFEGTVADNVRYGPQLKGKKLIDNEVHKLLTLADLDSSFFNKSGGELSVGQAQRVALARTLANEPEVLLLDEPTSALDPISTQNIEDVLVKLKREQNMTTVMVSHSIKQIKRIADIVCLLVNGEIVEILKPDQLFESKHPMAQRFLELSN, from the exons ATGGAAATTTTACCAG GAGCAAGAGAGCATCTTTTAgcgaatgaaaatgggtttgaagAGAACCAAGAAATCAAGATTCAGGTAAGGGGTCTTACAAAGGTCTCAGAAAAGGGTGTTTCTATATTGAACAATGTGAATGTTGACATACCCAAAGGTATAATCATGGGTGTTATAGGCCCAAGTGGTAGTGGAAAGTCAACCTTCTTAAGATCACTCAATCGATTGTGGGAACCTCCTTCCCACACTGTGTTTTTGGATGGTCAAGATATATGTGATCTGGACGTGCTCACTCTTCGCCGTAAGATTGGCATGCTGTTTCAGCTTCCTGTTCTCTTTGAAG GCACTGTTGCAGATAATGTGCGATATGGGCCGCAGTTAAAAGGAAAGAAACTAATTGACAATGAGGTACACAAGTTGTTGACTCTAGCTGACCTGGACTCATCTTTCTTCAACAAGTCTGGTGGGGAACTCTCTGTTGGTCAAGCACAGAGAGTTGCACTTGCTAGGACCTTGGCTAATGAACCAGAG GTTCTGCTGTTGGATGAACCAACAAGTGCACTGGATCCAATATCAACACAGAATATTGAGGATGTTCTTGTAAAGCTGAAGAGGGAGCAGAATATGACTACTGTGATGGTTTCACATAGCATTAAACAAATAAAGAGAATAGCTGACATAGTATGCCTGCTTGTCAATGGGGAGATTGTAGAAATTTTAAAGCCTGATCAACTCTTTGAATCTAAACATCCCATGGCACAAAGATTTCTTGAACTCAGCAACTAA